One Desulfovibrionales bacterium genomic region harbors:
- the gyrB gene encoding DNA topoisomerase (ATP-hydrolyzing) subunit B yields MSVFEGQIEDADINNYTAKEIKVLSGLTAVRKRPAMYIGNTGPEGLHHLVYEVVDNSIDEALAGYCNYVEVLIHKDGSVTVEDNGRGIPVDIHHTEKKPAVEVVMTVLHAGGKFDHKTYKVSGGLHGVGVSVVNALSRYLEVEIFLNGKIYKQRYERGNPVTKLEVIGDTKKRGTKINFLPDSEIFEETTEFNFEILSQRLRELAFLNKEVRIVLEDERSGNRKDFLYEGGIISFVQYLNKNKTVIYDTPIYISGRRGDIDVEIALQHNDSYVEKIFSFANNINTKEGGTHLIGVRSALTRTLNQYALNEDLPKNLKERMEGDDVREGLTAVISVKIPNPQFEGQTKTKLGNSEVKGLVESLVNEKLSLYLQEKPSIAKKILAKAIDAARAREAARKAKDLARKKGSLSDMVLPGKLADCQEKDPGRSEIYLVEGDSAGGSAKQGRNRKFQAILPLKGKILNVEKARFDKMLESQEIRTLIAALGTGVGKADYDINKLRYHKVIIMTDADIDGSHIRTLLLTFFYRQMPELIENGFLYIAQPPLYRVARGKEEEFIKDEVQMSRRFLNRAVQEKNISVKGTERIFSGQDLVTLMEGLVRYQARLNSLARKGYAADVIETLALNQGDQKYLSQGVINTGVFREVLNRDGYKNVTVTVRDGKEEIHCPSKTKGRPEKAITLEFVGSPEFQNLCELGKKVSQPGNPPFVLSMDNYEYDVKSRGELLERVMEEGRKGFFIQRYKGLGEMNPEQLWSTTMDPSRRTLLQVQIEDVFTADEIFTVLMGDKVEPRREFIQTNALEVTFLDI; encoded by the coding sequence ATGAGTGTTTTTGAAGGTCAGATAGAGGATGCAGATATTAATAATTATACGGCTAAAGAGATAAAGGTATTAAGTGGTCTTACAGCGGTACGAAAAAGACCAGCTATGTATATTGGGAACACAGGTCCAGAGGGATTACATCATCTTGTTTATGAAGTGGTGGATAACAGCATCGATGAGGCCCTTGCCGGATACTGTAATTATGTAGAAGTGTTGATTCATAAAGATGGAAGCGTTACAGTAGAAGACAATGGAAGGGGCATACCCGTCGATATTCACCATACGGAGAAGAAACCCGCGGTAGAAGTGGTTATGACCGTGCTCCACGCCGGAGGTAAATTTGATCATAAGACATATAAAGTGTCCGGGGGCCTGCACGGGGTAGGGGTCTCTGTTGTGAATGCCCTTTCTCGATATCTGGAGGTTGAAATCTTTCTCAACGGGAAAATATACAAACAGAGATATGAGAGGGGAAACCCGGTAACTAAGTTAGAAGTTATCGGAGATACAAAGAAAAGAGGAACAAAGATAAACTTTCTACCGGATTCTGAGATATTTGAGGAAACAACAGAGTTTAATTTTGAAATACTTTCCCAGCGATTAAGGGAGCTGGCCTTCTTAAACAAAGAGGTAAGGATAGTATTAGAAGATGAAAGAAGCGGGAACAGAAAGGATTTTCTCTATGAAGGAGGTATTATATCTTTTGTACAGTACCTCAACAAAAACAAGACCGTTATTTATGATACGCCTATATACATATCCGGCAGGCGCGGCGATATAGATGTAGAGATAGCCTTACAGCACAATGATTCATATGTAGAGAAAATTTTTTCTTTTGCCAATAATATTAATACAAAAGAAGGGGGTACTCACCTTATAGGGGTTAGATCCGCGCTGACCAGGACGCTGAACCAGTATGCGCTTAATGAAGACCTCCCCAAAAATCTAAAAGAAAGGATGGAGGGCGATGATGTAAGGGAGGGCCTGACGGCCGTAATAAGTGTCAAGATACCCAACCCTCAGTTTGAAGGCCAGACCAAGACAAAACTGGGAAATAGTGAAGTCAAGGGGCTAGTAGAGTCTCTTGTCAACGAAAAACTCTCTTTATACCTACAGGAAAAACCGTCTATCGCCAAGAAAATACTGGCTAAAGCAATAGATGCGGCCCGGGCCCGGGAGGCCGCCCGCAAAGCTAAAGACCTGGCCAGAAAAAAGGGTAGTTTATCAGATATGGTTCTTCCTGGGAAATTAGCTGATTGTCAGGAAAAGGACCCCGGCAGAAGTGAAATCTACCTCGTCGAGGGTGATTCGGCTGGGGGATCCGCCAAGCAAGGCCGGAACAGGAAGTTTCAGGCCATACTCCCGCTTAAAGGGAAGATACTCAATGTAGAAAAGGCGCGCTTTGATAAGATGCTGGAAAGCCAGGAGATAAGGACTCTAATCGCTGCCTTGGGGACCGGTGTGGGAAAGGCAGACTATGATATTAACAAGTTGCGCTATCATAAAGTTATTATAATGACTGACGCAGATATAGATGGTTCCCATATAAGGACCCTCCTGTTAACCTTTTTCTATCGTCAAATGCCGGAGTTGATCGAAAACGGGTTTCTTTACATAGCCCAGCCGCCGCTATATCGGGTGGCAAGGGGTAAGGAAGAAGAATTTATAAAAGATGAAGTTCAGATGAGCCGCCGTTTTTTAAATAGGGCCGTACAGGAAAAAAATATCTCTGTAAAAGGGACGGAAAGAATATTTTCCGGCCAGGATTTGGTGACCCTTATGGAGGGCCTGGTTCGTTATCAGGCCCGGCTCAATAGTCTGGCAAGGAAAGGATATGCGGCAGATGTTATAGAAACCCTGGCCCTCAACCAGGGAGATCAAAAATACCTTTCTCAAGGGGTCATAAATACCGGGGTCTTCCGGGAGGTGTTGAACCGGGATGGCTATAAAAACGTAACAGTAACCGTCCGGGATGGAAAGGAAGAGATACATTGCCCTTCTAAAACAAAAGGCCGGCCTGAAAAGGCTATTACACTGGAATTCGTGGGTTCTCCGGAGTTTCAGAACCTGTGTGAACTGGGGAAAAAGGTTTCTCAACCAGGTAACCCTCCTTTTGTGCTATCCATGGATAACTATGAGTACGATGTTAAATCCAGGGGTGAGCTTCTGGAAAGGGTGATGGAAGAAGGAAGGAAGGGATTTTTTATCCAGCGCTATAAGGGATTGGGCGAGATGAATCCTGAGCAACTCTGGTCCACCACTATGGACCCATCACGGCGCACGCTCCTTCAGGTGCAAATAGAGGACGTTTTTACTGCGGATGAGATATTTACGGTTCTTATGGGGGACAAAGTAGAGCCCAGAAGAGAGTTTATTCAAACAAACGCCCTCGAAGTCACATTCCTTGACATATAA
- the dnaN gene encoding DNA polymerase III subunit beta has product MELKINRNELLDGLNKIQTVVEKKSTMPIISNVLLDALDARLNIIATDLEVGMRTEHNAEIIKKGKITVPARKLYEMVREIPGPHITIKEKESGRINVSSGKIIYTLVGLPAEQFPLVSFHEDAKTIEIPAKTIKDLINKTIFSVSFDDNRTNLAGIFIEKTVIEDKEILRMVSSDGHRLSLMEKDVPGINILEIDSGVILPRKGAREILKLCEDAEKILLGFKEDICVVEANKTKIVTRLIDGEFPDYRTIIPAEGNKKIFIERQFFLDVLRRTAILSTDKYKAVSFNFSKGKMEVLSVNPDIGDAREELEIEYEDDVFSINFNINYLIEAIGALESNKIAIEFENETNPCLIKGTEEEGFLGIIMPMRV; this is encoded by the coding sequence ATGGAACTAAAAATTAACAGAAATGAGCTACTGGATGGTTTGAATAAAATACAAACCGTAGTTGAAAAGAAAAGTACCATGCCTATTATATCAAATGTCTTACTTGATGCATTAGACGCTCGTTTAAATATAATAGCGACTGATCTTGAAGTGGGAATGAGGACAGAACATAATGCTGAGATTATAAAAAAAGGAAAAATAACCGTCCCGGCCAGAAAACTATATGAAATGGTCCGAGAAATCCCAGGCCCTCATATAACTATAAAGGAAAAAGAATCCGGCAGGATAAATGTAAGTTCGGGTAAAATTATTTATACGTTAGTAGGCTTACCGGCAGAACAATTTCCTTTGGTATCATTTCATGAGGATGCAAAGACAATTGAAATCCCCGCAAAGACAATAAAGGATTTAATAAACAAGACAATCTTTTCCGTCTCTTTTGATGACAACAGAACCAATTTGGCAGGTATTTTTATAGAGAAGACAGTAATAGAAGATAAAGAGATATTGAGGATGGTATCCTCTGATGGACATAGATTATCTCTTATGGAAAAAGATGTTCCCGGTATAAACATCCTGGAAATTGATTCCGGGGTAATTTTACCAAGGAAAGGCGCCCGGGAGATACTAAAATTGTGCGAAGATGCAGAAAAGATTCTATTAGGATTCAAAGAAGATATCTGCGTTGTTGAAGCAAATAAAACAAAGATAGTGACACGGCTTATTGATGGAGAATTTCCGGATTACCGTACAATCATACCTGCGGAGGGTAATAAAAAAATATTTATAGAAAGGCAGTTTTTTTTGGATGTTCTGCGCAGAACAGCTATATTGTCCACGGATAAATATAAGGCAGTCAGCTTTAATTTTAGTAAAGGGAAAATGGAGGTTTTATCAGTAAATCCAGATATAGGAGATGCCAGAGAGGAGCTTGAAATAGAGTATGAAGACGATGTATTTAGTATAAATTTTAATATTAACTATTTAATAGAAGCCATTGGGGCTCTGGAGAGCAATAAGATAGCTATAGAATTTGAAAACGAGACCAACCCATGTCTTATAAAAGGCACTGAAGAAGAGGGTTTCTTGGGTATTATTATGCCCATGCGCGTGTAA
- the dksA gene encoding RNA polymerase-binding protein DksA, which produces MKKEKLEYFRVLLNKKIEEILSGAEKTLSDMTDLSDNFPDPADRATLESDRNFELRIRDRERKLLQKIRSALERIDDGTFGICESCGEDISEKRLEARPVTTLCLDCKRKQEATEKMRGT; this is translated from the coding sequence ATGAAAAAGGAAAAATTAGAATATTTCAGGGTATTGCTAAACAAAAAAATAGAGGAAATTCTAAGTGGGGCGGAAAAAACCCTTTCTGATATGACAGACTTAAGTGATAATTTCCCTGACCCGGCCGATCGCGCCACACTTGAATCAGATCGTAATTTTGAGCTGCGTATTCGGGACAGGGAAAGGAAGCTTTTACAGAAGATACGAAGCGCATTAGAGCGGATAGATGACGGTACATTTGGTATTTGCGAGAGTTGCGGGGAAGATATTTCGGAAAAAAGATTAGAGGCTCGCCCGGTTACTACCTTATGTTTAGATTGTAAAAGGAAACAAGAAGCCACAGAAAAGATGCGCGGTACATAA
- a CDS encoding glycoside hydrolase family 57 protein: protein MHQPNYKDPLRGRYSMPWVRLHGIKAYHDMPSLLSNFSSIKQTFNLVPSLLVQLQDYASGQAKDDFLDISAKPAGELTSEDREFILSNFFNCNWETMIKPYPRFWQLLLKRGMVIDESRVRESVARFNTQDFLDLQIWFNLTWFGYTSRKKPDIYGLFRKGQFFSETDKGIVLDTQQEVIKEVIPLYAGLAEKGQIEITTSPFYHPILPLLIDSDFAGRPIPEVSLPQRFQYPEDALWHLAEAMSLHEKIFGQRPRGLWPSEGSVCPELIPIMSELGIKWAATDEGILFHSLARQYISSTGNYNRDTLFYPYAVEHEGAKVNMVFRDHGLSDLFGFVYYRNQPRQAAEDFFSHLHNIRNNWQSGKKPLLLNIILDGENPWEHYSDGGETFLTEIYKRFSDSSDFKTTTVSDYLEEFPPTESIAHLYTGSWINHNFDIWIGGVEENEGWDILGKTRSFLARNLEERRDLSDEAVSKAWESLHAAEGSDWFWWYGEHFSCAYSFEFDRLFREYLSQVYRAMGEEVPERLKSPIKRLKKVIPPIEPKGFIYPVLDGRLTQFYEWSGAGYFETKTTGGAMYQGREKITAIYYGFNVDNLCFRLETDEADFSGWSQDQEIYLYLLNSRPYFLTVFPAAKGDGFYYRLYKGRPDDHVLVDEFNSIGIYKFVELAVSFKYLGFNVGEEIRLVVEVRDKGLVKERYPSVGYLAIIVPDENFEQIHWQV, encoded by the coding sequence ATGCACCAACCAAACTATAAAGACCCGCTTCGGGGCCGGTACTCTATGCCCTGGGTTCGTTTGCATGGTATAAAGGCTTACCATGACATGCCATCCCTACTTTCTAATTTTTCATCGATAAAACAAACCTTTAATCTCGTACCGTCCCTTTTGGTACAGTTACAGGATTATGCCTCAGGCCAGGCCAAGGATGATTTTTTGGATATAAGCGCCAAACCGGCCGGGGAGCTTACTAGCGAGGATAGGGAATTCATCCTTAGTAATTTTTTTAATTGTAACTGGGAGACGATGATCAAACCATACCCGCGCTTCTGGCAGCTATTACTCAAACGCGGAATGGTAATTGATGAATCCCGGGTTAGAGAAAGTGTGGCACGTTTCAATACACAGGACTTCCTCGATCTTCAAATATGGTTTAATCTTACCTGGTTTGGCTATACCAGCCGGAAAAAGCCGGATATTTATGGATTGTTCCGAAAAGGGCAGTTTTTTTCAGAGACAGATAAGGGTATAGTCCTGGATACGCAGCAAGAAGTAATTAAAGAAGTCATTCCTCTGTATGCAGGGTTGGCTGAAAAGGGACAGATAGAAATTACCACCAGCCCCTTCTATCATCCAATCTTGCCACTTTTGATCGATTCTGATTTCGCCGGACGGCCTATTCCAGAGGTAAGTCTCCCCCAACGTTTTCAATACCCTGAAGATGCCCTTTGGCATCTCGCAGAAGCTATGAGCCTCCACGAAAAGATTTTTGGGCAGAGACCTCGTGGACTATGGCCCTCGGAAGGCTCGGTTTGCCCGGAACTCATTCCAATTATGAGTGAACTGGGCATCAAATGGGCAGCGACAGACGAAGGCATTCTTTTTCATTCCCTGGCACGCCAATACATATCTTCGACCGGTAATTATAACCGTGACACCCTTTTTTATCCATACGCTGTTGAGCATGAGGGGGCAAAGGTAAATATGGTTTTTAGGGATCATGGCCTATCAGACCTCTTTGGATTTGTCTATTATCGCAACCAGCCCCGCCAGGCAGCGGAAGATTTCTTTTCCCATCTTCACAATATAAGGAATAATTGGCAGTCAGGTAAGAAACCGCTTCTGTTAAACATTATTTTAGATGGAGAAAACCCCTGGGAGCATTACAGCGATGGAGGGGAGACCTTTCTTACAGAAATTTATAAGAGATTTTCAGACAGCTCTGATTTTAAAACCACCACTGTTTCTGACTACCTGGAAGAATTTCCACCAACAGAATCTATAGCCCATCTTTATACCGGCTCCTGGATAAACCACAATTTTGACATCTGGATTGGTGGAGTAGAGGAGAATGAGGGCTGGGATATCCTGGGAAAGACGAGATCCTTTTTAGCCAGGAATCTTGAAGAGAGAAGGGATTTGTCTGATGAGGCCGTCTCTAAGGCCTGGGAAAGCCTTCATGCCGCGGAGGGCAGTGACTGGTTTTGGTGGTACGGAGAACATTTCTCCTGCGCTTATTCTTTTGAGTTTGACCGCCTTTTCCGGGAATATCTATCCCAGGTATATCGGGCCATGGGAGAAGAAGTACCTGAAAGACTGAAGTCTCCTATAAAAAGGCTCAAAAAAGTGATTCCACCTATAGAGCCAAAGGGATTTATATACCCTGTCCTTGACGGACGCCTGACGCAGTTTTATGAGTGGAGCGGAGCAGGTTATTTTGAAACCAAAACAACGGGCGGGGCCATGTATCAGGGAAGGGAAAAAATAACAGCCATATATTATGGTTTTAATGTGGACAACCTCTGTTTCCGGCTTGAGACAGACGAAGCGGATTTTTCCGGATGGTCTCAGGACCAGGAGATTTATCTCTACCTTTTGAACAGCCGTCCTTACTTCCTTACTGTCTTCCCGGCAGCTAAAGGAGACGGTTTTTATTACCGATTATATAAGGGCAGGCCAGACGACCATGTTCTGGTTGATGAGTTCAACTCTATTGGTATTTATAAGTTTGTTGAATTGGCGGTGTCTTTTAAATATCTTGGTTTCAATGTGGGCGAGGAGATCCGTCTTGTGGTGGAGGTAAGAGATAAGGGGTTGGTAAAGGAAAGGTATCCATCTGTAGGCTATCTTGCCATTATTGTGCCAGATGAAAACTTTGAGCAGATTCATTGGCAGGTATAA
- the galT gene encoding galactose-1-phosphate uridylyltransferase gives MPELRKDPIVGRWVIISKERGKRPSDFIVEKEIAKGGFCPLCPGHENTTPKEVLVYGRNHGEPNTPGWTLRVVPNKYPALMIEGDLDKEGEGVYDKMNGIGAHEVIVETPNHDETLAELSPERLVEVLRSYRDRIIDLKKDMRFRYIMIFKNYGRAAGASLEHSHSQLIALPVVPELVCEELQGAKTYYNYKERCVFCDIIRQELTRGSRLVCENEDFLAITPFAPRAPFEMWILPKRHSSSYVDVTDDEFSRLAQIFSETFRRLNGAIPRVPYNYVLHTTPLKEGALDYYHWHFEIMPKLTMIAGFEWGTGFYINPTPPEDAAKFLRELTL, from the coding sequence ATGCCTGAATTGCGTAAAGATCCCATTGTTGGGCGATGGGTTATTATTTCTAAGGAGCGGGGCAAAAGACCGTCTGATTTCATTGTCGAAAAGGAGATCGCGAAAGGCGGGTTTTGTCCACTTTGCCCCGGTCACGAAAACACCACACCCAAAGAGGTTTTGGTTTATGGGCGTAATCATGGCGAGCCAAACACACCGGGCTGGACACTGCGAGTGGTTCCCAATAAATACCCGGCGCTTATGATTGAAGGGGACCTGGACAAAGAGGGTGAAGGTGTCTATGACAAGATGAACGGTATCGGCGCCCATGAAGTGATAGTAGAAACTCCTAATCATGATGAGACCCTGGCAGAGCTATCCCCCGAAAGGTTAGTAGAAGTCCTGCGGTCTTACCGTGATCGGATAATTGATTTAAAAAAGGACATGCGCTTTCGTTATATTATGATATTTAAGAATTATGGGCGTGCAGCGGGGGCGTCCCTAGAACATTCACACTCCCAGCTTATTGCCCTTCCGGTTGTCCCGGAATTGGTATGTGAAGAGCTGCAGGGGGCAAAGACTTATTATAATTACAAGGAGCGCTGCGTTTTCTGCGATATAATACGTCAGGAGCTGACCCGAGGGAGCAGATTGGTATGCGAAAACGAAGACTTCTTAGCCATTACTCCGTTTGCCCCCCGCGCGCCTTTTGAGATGTGGATATTACCAAAAAGGCATAGCTCCTCGTATGTGGACGTGACCGATGACGAGTTTAGCCGGTTGGCACAGATTTTTTCAGAGACATTTCGACGCCTTAACGGCGCAATCCCCCGGGTTCCGTACAACTATGTCTTACACACTACTCCTCTTAAGGAAGGCGCACTGGATTACTATCATTGGCACTTTGAGATAATGCCTAAATTAACCATGATCGCAGGTTTTGAATGGGGAACAGGCTTCTATATAAATCCTACCCCGCCCGAAGATGCGGCCAAATTCCTGCGTGAATTGACGCTCTAG
- a CDS encoding ATP-binding protein, translated as MSPNHSLFKKTKKERTVETLARENESMVREISTLYKISGHLMTTVSVDEIGKTVISAITGEEGLGFDRAVICLMDEQEAELKEVWRGEKGEESSARDIIIPLNKDGGALAQAVQEKTPITINAGSDPVLSKIWFEGSDCADCAVVPIIAKDKVMGVIVVDNSCNNRATTKENVRVISMLANRTGLALDNARLYTLLDRTNKELVEARGLLAEAEKLAAMGEMASTLAHEIRNPLVSIGGLARRAIKVVNGDSGGRRYLEVIVDEVGRLEKTLNELLDYAQEPEEAYAKKDLNHVVKECLELMRREFEEGSIIVKKDLKSIPPIWCDGRQIKHTLFNILLNARQAMPGGGAIWVSSSVEEDDAGRFVTCTIKDTGGGIPEAILHNIFNPFFTTKKGGSGLGLAISYRIVSHHGGKIEVENEPGQGVAFSVKLPMNPEPRGHNVYKPKNKVKKQKSE; from the coding sequence ATGAGCCCTAACCACAGCCTGTTTAAAAAAACAAAAAAGGAAAGGACAGTGGAGACGCTGGCCCGCGAAAACGAAAGCATGGTACGGGAGATCTCCACACTTTATAAGATAAGCGGTCACCTGATGACCACCGTTTCGGTAGATGAAATAGGAAAAACCGTTATCAGTGCTATAACCGGTGAAGAGGGCCTGGGCTTTGATCGAGCGGTAATCTGTCTGATGGATGAACAGGAGGCGGAGTTAAAAGAGGTATGGCGTGGGGAAAAAGGCGAGGAATCGTCGGCACGAGATATCATAATACCATTAAACAAGGATGGCGGGGCGCTGGCTCAAGCCGTGCAGGAAAAAACCCCTATAACTATTAATGCCGGTTCAGATCCTGTGCTTAGCAAGATATGGTTTGAGGGCTCGGACTGTGCTGACTGCGCGGTGGTTCCCATTATAGCCAAGGACAAGGTAATGGGCGTCATAGTGGTCGATAATTCCTGTAATAATCGCGCCACAACTAAAGAGAATGTCCGTGTTATAAGCATGTTGGCCAATCGTACCGGCCTCGCCCTGGATAATGCCAGGCTCTACACCCTTCTTGATAGGACCAACAAAGAATTAGTGGAGGCCAGGGGATTGCTGGCAGAGGCGGAAAAGTTGGCCGCCATGGGGGAGATGGCCTCTACCCTGGCGCACGAGATCAGGAACCCCCTGGTATCCATAGGTGGTCTGGCACGGCGGGCGATTAAAGTAGTAAATGGAGATAGTGGTGGAAGGCGCTACCTCGAGGTAATTGTAGATGAGGTGGGGAGGCTGGAAAAGACCTTAAATGAATTATTGGATTACGCCCAGGAACCGGAAGAGGCTTATGCAAAAAAAGACCTGAACCATGTTGTCAAGGAATGTCTGGAACTGATGCGTCGTGAATTTGAAGAAGGGTCTATAATTGTAAAAAAAGACCTGAAGTCTATTCCACCGATATGGTGCGATGGGCGACAAATCAAGCACACCTTATTTAATATCCTGCTAAACGCCCGTCAGGCGATGCCCGGGGGCGGGGCCATTTGGGTAAGCAGTTCCGTGGAAGAAGACGATGCAGGGAGGTTTGTCACGTGCACCATAAAAGATACCGGTGGGGGCATACCGGAGGCCATTCTTCACAATATATTCAACCCCTTCTTTACCACAAAAAAGGGGGGATCCGGGCTGGGCTTGGCTATTTCTTACCGGATAGTTTCTCATCATGGCGGCAAAATAGAGGTTGAGAACGAGCCGGGTCAAGGGGTGGCTTTTTCCGTAAAACTGCCGATGAATCCTGAGCCTAGAGGGCATAATGTGTATAAACCAAAAAATAAGGTAAAAAAACAAAAGAGCGAATAA
- a CDS encoding response regulator: MEEHKRILVVDDEESIHLLYREELEEEGYQVFSAMNGEEALEIFGSNPIDLVILDINMPGMDGIEVLRQLKAQKPSLPVILSTAYSEYKHDLGSWASDDYIVKSSSLDELKTSIRKRLE; encoded by the coding sequence GTGGAAGAGCATAAGAGAATCCTCGTGGTAGATGATGAAGAAAGCATCCATCTGCTCTATCGGGAAGAGCTGGAAGAAGAGGGCTATCAAGTTTTTTCAGCGATGAATGGGGAAGAGGCCCTCGAAATATTCGGATCTAATCCCATAGATCTTGTGATTCTGGATATAAACATGCCGGGAATGGATGGCATAGAGGTGTTAAGGCAGCTCAAGGCCCAAAAGCCTTCTCTGCCGGTCATTCTAAGCACAGCATATAGCGAATATAAACACGACTTGGGGTCATGGGCGTCTGATGATTATATCGTCAAGTCGTCAAGCCTGGATGAGCTGAAAACGTCTATTAGAAAACGACTGGAATAG
- the amrS gene encoding AmmeMemoRadiSam system radical SAM enzyme encodes MKEAMLYIKEEEQKVRCNLCNHHCLIMPGKHGICGVRENREGMLYSLVYGQVIARHIDPIEKKPLFHFHPGSKSYSIATVGCNFHCLFCQNYEISQMPKDEKRIAGEPFPPEEVVAAAEKLKCQSISYTYTEPTIFFEYAYDSARLANDRGIKNVFVSNGYMSQEAIKTIQPYLHAANIDLKAYSEKFYKETCGAKLMPVLETLNLMKKLGIWVEVTTLIIPTLNDSEKELQEIAAFIRTELGPETPWHVSRFHPMYRLTSVPSTPGQTVLKAREIGLKAGLYYVYSGNIPGQGGENTYCHKCGALLIERLGFTILQYNVIDAKCPKCHAAVHGVGM; translated from the coding sequence ATGAAAGAGGCCATGCTTTATATAAAGGAAGAGGAACAGAAGGTACGGTGCAACCTCTGTAACCACCACTGCCTTATTATGCCCGGCAAGCACGGTATTTGCGGCGTGCGGGAAAATAGAGAAGGGATGTTGTATTCCCTGGTTTACGGGCAGGTCATTGCCCGCCATATAGACCCTATAGAAAAAAAGCCCCTTTTTCACTTCCATCCCGGTTCAAAATCCTACTCCATAGCCACGGTGGGATGCAATTTTCACTGCCTCTTTTGCCAGAACTATGAGATTTCACAGATGCCCAAAGACGAAAAAAGGATCGCGGGCGAGCCTTTTCCTCCGGAGGAAGTAGTAGCCGCCGCTGAGAAGCTGAAGTGCCAATCTATTTCTTATACTTATACCGAACCCACTATCTTCTTTGAATACGCCTATGATTCAGCGCGACTGGCCAATGACCGGGGGATAAAAAATGTCTTTGTCTCCAATGGCTACATGAGCCAAGAAGCTATCAAAACCATTCAGCCCTACCTCCACGCAGCGAACATCGACCTCAAGGCTTATAGCGAGAAATTTTATAAGGAGACCTGCGGGGCTAAACTAATGCCGGTCCTGGAAACCCTTAACCTGATGAAAAAACTGGGCATCTGGGTGGAGGTTACGACCCTTATCATCCCCACACTCAATGATTCTGAAAAAGAATTACAGGAGATTGCCGCCTTTATCCGGACAGAGTTAGGGCCGGAAACCCCCTGGCACGTCAGCCGGTTCCATCCCATGTACAGGTTAACCAGTGTCCCCTCCACACCGGGGCAAACCGTGCTCAAGGCCCGGGAGATCGGCCTGAAGGCCGGTCTCTATTATGTCTATTCCGGTAATATCCCGGGGCAGGGAGGGGAGAACACTTACTGTCATAAATGCGGCGCCCTATTAATCGAGCGCCTTGGGTTCACTATCCTGCAGTATAATGTAATTGATGCCAAGTGCCCAAAGTGCCATGCGGCGGTTCATGGGGTGGGCATGTGA